The genomic window TGGCAGGGAAAAGGCCAAAGAATATTCAGGGATGAGTACCGGGAAAGGACTTCGGATACTAGACGAAATTCTCGATTTATATAATAAATTATACAGGCAGCGGATCATATACACTATCAAAGACCAATACGATAATACCGGTAAATCTGCCGGGACAATGGTTATAGTGGAATTACCAATAAAATCAATATGATGGAAACAATCAGATGTTTGTTGGTTGATGATGAAAAAGAAGCTACTGCAAGGCTTGCTATCCTGCTCAGCAAAATTGAGGATATCAAGATAATTGGTATATATAACGAACCTGAATTAGCTTTAAAATCCATAGTTACAGACAAACCTGACTTGGTATTTTCTGATGTGGAGATGCCCCGGATGAGCGGATTTGATCTCGTTACAGCGGTAAAAAACACAGGTTTTATCCCCATTTATATCTTTGTTACCGGGTTTAATCAATATGCAATTAAAGCCATTAAAAGCGCTGCCTTTGATTACCTAGTAAAACCGGTAGACTTCGATGAATTGAAAGAAGCAATCAGTAGATATCGGGAAGTGAATCCTCACTCAACATTTAAAAAACCAACTACTGACAAATTGAATTCACTTAGCGAGCGGGAAAAAGAGATCATTAAGTTGATCGCTCAATGTAAGACCAGCAAGGAAATCTCTGAATTACTTTTCATCAGTAAAAATACCGTAGATACCCACCGGCGGCATATCCTGGAAAAACTGGATTTGAGAAATACCCAGGAATTGATTGTTTTTGCCATGGGAAACAGCCTTTCTTAGCCTCAGGTATACACTTT from Bacteroidales bacterium includes these protein-coding regions:
- a CDS encoding response regulator transcription factor, with protein sequence METIRCLLVDDEKEATARLAILLSKIEDIKIIGIYNEPELALKSIVTDKPDLVFSDVEMPRMSGFDLVTAVKNTGFIPIYIFVTGFNQYAIKAIKSAAFDYLVKPVDFDELKEAISRYREVNPHSTFKKPTTDKLNSLSEREKEIIKLIAQCKTSKEISELLFISKNTVDTHRRHILEKLDLRNTQELIVFAMGNSLS